One Phyllopteryx taeniolatus isolate TA_2022b chromosome 12, UOR_Ptae_1.2, whole genome shotgun sequence genomic window, AACTGTTTCTGTAGCTGCTGTCAAGGAGTGCTTCTCTTCATTTTTGTGGGCCTCTTGTTCtgcttcttcatcttcctcctcatcttctttATCCTCGCCAACGTCATCATCACGCTCGGGGACTGCAAGACCAGCAGAACGATCGCCGtatatttcacactggatgcTCGATGGATCTCCGTTGATTGCCAGCTCTGCCTTCACGCCGTCCGCGGTGGACTGACTCAGCATTTGTTGACTCTTCTGGGCAGGTTCCTCACACAATGCGACATCTCCAGGTAAGCATTCCAGTGGAGAGATCTCCACGTGTGCATCTTCTCCCGAGGCCATTTCTTGCAAAGGAGCCTTACCATCTCTaactttttttacattgaacGTCATGGGAGACACCTTGAATGTAGAGCTTTTAGCAGAAGGGCTCTTGGGGTGGGTCGGACTGAGGGTCTTTATGATCTTTTCACGCTTTTCCGGTGGAACAATCTTGGTGGTAATCTGTGCCATCTTCTTCTCAATGCTGTGGCGGGAAAAGGCCTTCTTTAGGCTGTCGACTTTCTTCAAACTGGTCCGCTTGAACTTGTCAGACCTTCGCTCAAAAATATGGGAACTACCTCCGGCAGCGCCGCACTCCAGCATTTCTCCCTCCGCTCTGTCAACCGGGAGATCCTCGTCCGAGGAAAGGCTGATGGTCTGAAGACCGTCAACGGAGCTGGCAATGGACATGTTGGGCTGAGTGGACTCTGCGTCATACTGGCTTGGGTTTGGGGTCTTGAGTGAATCCTTGACCAACACACTGGAGGGTATCTCATTGTCCTCCTATTAAGaaacagaccaaaaaacaaaaatgatgacaaaatacTCAagaaacttttaaaaatatataaactaaCTGACTGGATAAAGGGTGGTTAGGTGAACTGCACTGTCTGACACACTAGCATGTGAA contains:
- the cavin2a gene encoding caveolae-associated protein 2a, producing MEEPPHPETSSVTSSTHTVPEPGPENAELLIPSYSPSSAPCSPTPTGTLARLGVKSPTSPSSTAAVPGSPVDRGQVSAITVVALLDKLVNMMEAVQLNQQRMEQKQADLEGAVRLVQGDVSRLSKTHVGTSNSVCKLLERSRKVSGHLKEVRERLDKQAVQVKKLEANHSHLLKRNHFKVLIFQEDNEIPSSVLVKDSLKTPNPSQYDAESTQPNMSIASSVDGLQTISLSSDEDLPVDRAEGEMLECGAAGGSSHIFERRSDKFKRTSLKKVDSLKKAFSRHSIEKKMAQITTKIVPPEKREKIIKTLSPTHPKSPSAKSSTFKVSPMTFNVKKVRDGKAPLQEMASGEDAHVEISPLECLPGDVALCEEPAQKSQQMLSQSTADGVKAELAINGDPSSIQCEIYGDRSAGLAVPERDDDVGEDKEDEEEDEEAEQEAHKNEEKHSLTAATETVAVKQMS